In Myxococcus stipitatus, the following are encoded in one genomic region:
- the ileS gene encoding isoleucine--tRNA ligase: MPENEPSSLFDAVPAEMDFPAEERRILAFWKDRRIFERSLEAREGAKSFVFYEGPPTANGLPHNGHVLTRVIKDLFPRFQTMRGHYVPRKAGWDTHGLPVEVEVEKELRIHGKAEIERYGVEPFTERCIESVFRYTSEWERLTERIGFWVDLNQAYVTYHRPFVESVWWALAELHKKGLLYQGHKVVWWWPQGGTALSSAEVGLGYKTVDDPSVYVAFPLRDTPDTALVVWTTTPWTLPSNMFAAVNPNVDYVTVDAGDRKLIIAAALREELAKKLKKDLPVLDTQMGSTLVGKRYVPPFDTYYANEKDTRAKLRDGGDDARAWRVLGADFVTLSSGTGIVHIAPAFGEDDYDAFRKDRERFVQPHALELFCAVKPDGTFSEEVPLVAGKFVKDADKDIQRHLKERGLILVTEQYKHEYPFCWRADDDPLIQFARPAWYIRTTAVKDQAIANNRAVNWVPEHIKEGRFGDFLANNVDWALSRERYWGTPLPLWVHTETGEVEAVPSLEALREKPGSNLAAVEAELAAFLAGKPHESNARHLIVHKPWIDKVTYQKPGTPGHFQRVPEVVDVWFDSGCMPFAQWGFPHAPGSLDIFNRAFPADFISEAIDQTRGWFYSLLMVSTLVFDEETQERMGLKPLREWPRPYKSCIVLGHVSDKEGRKESKSKGNYTPPEIILDEVRMDFAVLTATEAGVPAEPGVALIAREDLEGLDLTEGAKVQLFRPDRPEVSVTVPLKVHKKLKRRVVLLAPSELQTLGVAPSSKGAGVMPVEVPRLATSERVTVKDPNAKAPGADAFRWFFYAASPTWSNTRHSLGNVRLLQKDFQIKLRNVYSFFTIYANIDGFNPAEGNPNATEAPWLAVRKSQGWREVKQRPLLDRWILSEVQLALRDVEKALETYQVYDAAQRLVALVDGLSNWFLRRSRDRYWTAGLEQDKRDAYFTLYEALTTITAMAAPFIPFFTDAMWTNLVRKPWPTTQPESVHLADFPKADTSLIDAELAADMAAVRELVSPGLKVRTDNKLKVRQPLARADIILARKELTDRLSVYKDLLADELNVHEIRFVEPGSPDADVVRFRVRPNLRAVGGRLGPKLAPVRKAFDSGDGRALHRELLQTGQVAMTVGGESLVFTAEELETLVEANPGYAAAGTGAGVVVLHTELTEALIDEGLVRELLARVQGARKDMELGYTDQIRLWVDGDARVKRVTEESRELIARETLAASIQVGPEGLAGTEEEVQLNGLPARIRVERA, translated from the coding sequence ATGCCTGAGAACGAGCCTTCTTCCCTGTTCGACGCCGTGCCCGCGGAGATGGACTTCCCGGCCGAGGAGCGCCGCATCCTCGCCTTCTGGAAGGACCGCCGCATTTTCGAGCGCTCGCTCGAGGCGCGCGAGGGAGCCAAGAGCTTCGTCTTCTACGAAGGCCCCCCCACCGCCAACGGCCTGCCCCACAACGGCCATGTCCTCACCCGCGTCATCAAGGACCTGTTCCCCCGCTTCCAGACCATGCGCGGCCACTACGTGCCCCGCAAGGCGGGCTGGGACACCCACGGCCTGCCCGTGGAGGTGGAGGTGGAAAAGGAACTGCGCATCCACGGCAAGGCCGAAATCGAGCGCTACGGCGTCGAGCCCTTCACCGAGCGCTGCATCGAGTCCGTCTTCCGCTACACCTCCGAATGGGAGCGCCTCACCGAGCGCATCGGCTTCTGGGTGGACCTCAACCAGGCCTATGTCACCTACCACCGCCCCTTCGTGGAGAGCGTCTGGTGGGCCCTGGCCGAACTGCACAAGAAGGGCCTGCTGTACCAGGGCCACAAGGTGGTCTGGTGGTGGCCCCAGGGTGGCACCGCGCTGAGCTCGGCCGAAGTGGGCCTGGGCTACAAGACGGTGGACGACCCGAGCGTCTATGTCGCCTTCCCCCTGCGCGACACGCCGGACACCGCGCTCGTCGTGTGGACGACCACGCCCTGGACGCTGCCGTCCAACATGTTCGCGGCCGTCAACCCCAACGTGGACTACGTCACCGTGGACGCGGGGGACCGCAAGCTCATCATCGCCGCCGCGCTGCGCGAGGAGCTGGCCAAGAAGCTCAAGAAGGACCTGCCCGTGCTCGACACGCAGATGGGCAGCACGCTGGTGGGCAAGCGCTACGTGCCGCCCTTCGACACGTACTACGCGAATGAGAAGGACACGCGCGCGAAGCTGCGCGACGGCGGCGACGACGCGCGGGCCTGGCGCGTGCTGGGCGCGGACTTCGTCACGCTCTCCAGCGGCACGGGCATCGTCCACATCGCCCCGGCCTTCGGCGAGGACGACTACGACGCCTTCCGCAAGGACCGCGAGCGCTTCGTCCAGCCGCACGCCCTGGAGCTGTTCTGCGCGGTGAAGCCCGACGGCACCTTCTCCGAGGAAGTGCCCCTGGTCGCCGGCAAGTTCGTGAAGGACGCGGACAAGGACATCCAGCGCCACCTGAAGGAGCGTGGCCTCATCCTCGTCACCGAGCAGTACAAGCACGAGTACCCGTTCTGCTGGCGCGCGGATGACGACCCGCTCATCCAGTTCGCGCGGCCCGCCTGGTACATCCGCACCACCGCGGTGAAGGACCAGGCCATCGCCAACAACCGCGCCGTCAACTGGGTGCCGGAGCACATCAAGGAAGGCCGCTTCGGCGACTTCCTCGCCAACAACGTCGACTGGGCCCTGTCGCGCGAGCGCTACTGGGGCACGCCCCTGCCCCTCTGGGTCCACACCGAGACGGGCGAGGTGGAGGCGGTGCCCTCGCTCGAGGCGCTGCGCGAGAAGCCGGGCAGCAACCTGGCCGCGGTGGAGGCGGAGCTCGCGGCGTTCCTCGCCGGCAAGCCGCACGAGTCCAACGCGCGGCACCTCATCGTCCACAAGCCGTGGATCGACAAGGTGACGTACCAGAAGCCCGGCACCCCCGGGCACTTCCAGCGCGTGCCCGAAGTCGTGGACGTGTGGTTCGACTCCGGCTGCATGCCCTTCGCGCAGTGGGGCTTCCCGCACGCCCCCGGCTCGCTGGACATCTTCAACCGCGCCTTCCCGGCGGACTTCATCTCCGAGGCCATCGACCAGACGCGTGGTTGGTTCTACTCGCTGCTGATGGTGAGCACGCTGGTCTTCGACGAGGAGACGCAGGAGCGCATGGGCCTGAAGCCCCTGCGCGAGTGGCCGCGCCCGTACAAGAGCTGCATCGTGCTGGGCCACGTCTCCGACAAGGAGGGCCGCAAGGAGTCCAAGTCCAAGGGCAACTACACGCCGCCGGAAATCATCCTGGATGAAGTCCGCATGGACTTCGCGGTGCTGACCGCCACCGAGGCGGGTGTGCCCGCGGAGCCCGGCGTCGCGCTCATCGCCCGCGAGGACCTGGAGGGCCTGGACCTGACGGAGGGCGCGAAGGTGCAGCTGTTCCGCCCGGACCGTCCCGAGGTCTCCGTCACGGTGCCCCTGAAGGTCCACAAGAAGCTCAAGCGCCGCGTGGTGCTGCTGGCGCCCTCGGAGCTCCAGACGCTGGGCGTCGCCCCGTCCTCGAAGGGCGCGGGCGTGATGCCCGTGGAGGTCCCGCGACTGGCCACGTCCGAGCGCGTGACGGTGAAGGACCCCAACGCCAAGGCGCCGGGCGCGGATGCGTTCCGCTGGTTCTTCTACGCGGCGAGCCCCACCTGGTCCAACACGCGCCACTCGCTGGGCAACGTGCGCCTGTTGCAGAAGGACTTCCAGATCAAGCTGCGCAACGTCTATTCGTTCTTCACCATCTACGCGAACATCGACGGCTTCAACCCCGCCGAGGGGAACCCGAACGCCACCGAGGCGCCGTGGCTGGCCGTGCGCAAGAGCCAGGGCTGGCGCGAGGTGAAGCAGCGGCCGCTCCTGGACCGCTGGATTCTGTCCGAGGTGCAGCTGGCGCTGCGCGACGTGGAGAAGGCGCTGGAGACGTATCAGGTCTACGACGCGGCCCAGCGGCTGGTGGCGCTGGTGGACGGCCTGTCCAACTGGTTCCTGCGCCGCAGCCGCGACCGCTACTGGACGGCGGGGCTGGAGCAGGACAAGCGCGACGCGTACTTCACGCTGTACGAGGCGCTCACCACCATCACCGCGATGGCGGCGCCGTTCATCCCGTTCTTCACGGACGCGATGTGGACGAACCTGGTCCGCAAGCCCTGGCCGACGACGCAGCCGGAGAGCGTGCACCTGGCGGACTTCCCCAAGGCGGACACGAGCCTCATCGACGCGGAGCTCGCCGCGGACATGGCGGCGGTGCGCGAGCTGGTGTCCCCGGGCTTGAAGGTGCGCACGGACAACAAGCTCAAGGTGCGTCAGCCGCTCGCGCGCGCGGACATCATCCTGGCGCGCAAGGAGCTGACGGACCGGCTCTCCGTGTACAAGGACCTGCTCGCCGACGAGCTGAACGTGCACGAGATTCGCTTCGTGGAGCCGGGCAGCCCGGACGCGGACGTCGTGCGCTTCCGGGTGCGGCCGAACCTGCGCGCGGTGGGCGGGCGGCTCGGGCCCAAGTTGGCGCCGGTGCGCAAGGCGTTCGACTCGGGTGACGGACGCGCGCTGCACCGGGAGCTGCTCCAGACCGGACAGGTGGCGATGACGGTGGGCGGAGAGTCGCTGGTGTTCACCGCCGAGGAGCTGGAGACCCTCGTCGAGGCCAACCCGGGCTACGCGGCGGCGGGCACGGGCGCGGGCGTGGTGGTGCTCCACACCGAGCTGACCGAGGCGCTCATCGACGAGGGCCTCGTGCGAGAGCTGCTGGCGCGGGTGCAGGGCGCGCGCAAGGACATGGAGCTGGGCTACACGGACCAGATTCGCCTCTGGGTCGACGGTGATGCGCGCGTGAAGCGCGTCACCGAGGAGAGCCGGGAGCTGATTGCTCGCGAGACGCTGGCCGCGTCCATCCAGGTGGGCCCCGAGGGCCTCGCCGGGACGGAAGAAGAGGTCCAGCTCAACGGCCTGCCCGCGCGCATCCGCGTCGAGCGCGCCTGA
- a CDS encoding complex I subunit 5 family protein — protein MTGTFALMAWPVILPLLGAVLALLVGRDGVRWVAGVASVATLTAVVVLVWKVATDGVLHQDLGGWGAPLGIAWRADGLAALMLLTVALVGSLISVNALDHFGSREDREFLPLWLFVWCALNALMLSADAFNLYVTLELTTLGAVSLIVVRRDLPGLEAGLRYLLFALPGSLCYLLGIALLYGAYAALDVGLLAQRVQPGPVTWVAAGLVTVGLCLKTPLFPLHVWLPPTYTGAPTPVTALLSALISKGSYYVLFRLWLEVFSPVLDAEVGQFLGVLGAAAVLWGALLALSQSKLKRVVAYSSVSQIGYMFLLFPMATRGAQAGAIYLVVSHAAAKASMFVAVGNIHQAVGITDLGGVQGLAHRMPFTFLAMALGGISLIGIPPSGGFIAKWLLLNASVETHQWWWGGVLLVGSLLAAAYVFRILRGSFLPLPPGVEVRSIPLGKELAPLALALLALVLGLVPWFPLGLLSVGMAR, from the coding sequence ATGACGGGGACCTTCGCCTTGATGGCCTGGCCGGTCATCCTCCCCCTGTTGGGCGCGGTGCTCGCGCTGCTGGTGGGACGCGATGGCGTGCGCTGGGTCGCGGGTGTGGCGTCCGTGGCGACGCTCACCGCGGTCGTGGTGTTGGTGTGGAAGGTGGCGACCGACGGTGTGTTGCATCAGGACCTCGGCGGGTGGGGCGCTCCCCTGGGAATCGCCTGGCGCGCGGACGGGCTCGCGGCGTTGATGTTGTTGACGGTCGCCCTGGTGGGTTCGCTCATCAGCGTCAACGCGCTGGACCACTTCGGCAGCCGCGAGGACCGTGAGTTCCTGCCGCTGTGGCTGTTCGTCTGGTGCGCGCTCAACGCGCTGATGTTGTCCGCGGATGCCTTCAACCTCTACGTCACGCTGGAGCTGACGACCCTCGGCGCCGTCTCGCTCATCGTGGTGCGTCGCGACCTGCCGGGCCTGGAGGCGGGTCTGCGCTACCTGCTCTTCGCGCTGCCGGGCTCGCTCTGCTACCTGCTGGGCATCGCGCTCCTGTATGGCGCGTACGCAGCGCTCGATGTGGGGCTGTTGGCCCAGCGAGTCCAGCCAGGGCCCGTGACGTGGGTCGCGGCCGGGCTGGTGACGGTGGGGTTGTGCCTCAAGACACCGTTGTTCCCGCTGCACGTCTGGCTTCCGCCGACCTACACGGGGGCGCCCACGCCCGTGACGGCGCTGCTCTCCGCGCTCATCTCGAAGGGCTCTTACTACGTGCTGTTCCGCCTGTGGCTGGAGGTCTTCTCGCCCGTGCTCGACGCCGAGGTGGGCCAGTTCCTGGGCGTCCTGGGCGCGGCGGCGGTGTTGTGGGGGGCGCTGCTGGCGCTGAGCCAGTCGAAGCTCAAGCGCGTCGTCGCCTATTCGAGCGTGTCCCAGATTGGCTACATGTTCCTGCTCTTCCCCATGGCGACTCGGGGAGCGCAGGCGGGGGCCATCTATCTGGTCGTCTCCCACGCCGCCGCGAAGGCCTCCATGTTCGTGGCGGTGGGGAACATCCACCAGGCCGTGGGCATCACCGACCTGGGAGGGGTGCAGGGGTTGGCCCATCGGATGCCCTTCACCTTCCTGGCGATGGCGCTGGGGGGCATCAGCCTGATTGGCATTCCGCCCAGCGGCGGGTTCATCGCGAAGTGGCTCCTGTTGAACGCGTCCGTCGAGACACACCAGTGGTGGTGGGGCGGGGTGCTGCTGGTGGGCAGCCTGCTGGCGGCGGCGTATGTCTTTCGCATCCTCCGAGGCTCGTTCCTTCCGCTGCCGCCAGGAGTGGAGGTGCGCTCGATTCCGCTGGGGAAAGAGCTGGCGCCGCTCGCGCTCGCGCTCCTCGCGTTGGTGCTGGGCCTGGTGCCGTGGTTCCCGCTGGGCCTGCTGTCGGTGGGGATGGCGCGATGA
- a CDS encoding complex I subunit 5 family protein — MSGESFASLLVIASLLAPLVLALGVMLPSTREVGMMLAPWAALPSLVLGLGTGASVHWKSVLLGMWLYSPDRVTTTYLLFTGALWLLAGLFAKGYLRGDSHRPSFWGFYLATLAGNVGAVLAQDMASFYLFFAMMTFCAYGLVVHLRDGRAAEAARVYIVMALLGEVCLLAAFFLTAGTRINLMLAAVPRVVAESGSRDLIVVLVLLGFGVKAGALLLHMWLPLAHPVAPAPASAVLSGAIIKVGVLGWLRFLPLGQASLPAVGQVCVSMGLAAAFYAVAVGLTQREAKTVLAYSSVSQMGFLTLAVGLALGTPAASPLLVGAVLVYAVHHAMAKGLLFLGTGLLPATGPRGWGRGWVLAGLVWSALEIAGAPLTSGALAKLSLKSAEAAAQGPESLPPLLSLAAVGSTLLMVRFLMCVWAESPAHGESGVGWMAVAWGLLFAVDTALLFGTPVGREQLPHLLEPKNLVSSAWPVLVGGTVGALAWRMGRRRSWRMPRVPAGDVLWPVMRVIQPVWRLVTAGAARDSVGQGKVSLHLQQGIERLQHLILDAVDRAEGRLSHLRQVGLALLLWLVVFLLLLIR; from the coding sequence GTGAGTGGCGAGAGCTTCGCGTCGCTCCTGGTCATCGCGTCGCTGTTGGCTCCGCTCGTGTTGGCGCTGGGGGTGATGCTCCCCAGCACGCGCGAGGTGGGGATGATGTTGGCTCCGTGGGCCGCGCTTCCCTCGCTGGTGTTGGGGCTGGGCACGGGGGCCTCGGTCCACTGGAAGAGCGTGCTGCTGGGGATGTGGCTGTACTCGCCGGACAGGGTGACGACGACGTATCTGCTCTTCACGGGGGCCTTGTGGCTCCTCGCGGGGCTCTTCGCGAAGGGGTACCTGCGCGGGGATTCGCACCGGCCCTCGTTCTGGGGCTTCTACCTGGCGACGCTGGCGGGGAACGTGGGGGCGGTGCTCGCCCAGGACATGGCGAGCTTCTATCTGTTCTTCGCGATGATGACGTTCTGCGCGTATGGGCTCGTCGTCCATCTGCGCGACGGGCGCGCGGCCGAGGCGGCGCGGGTCTACATCGTGATGGCGTTGCTCGGGGAGGTGTGTCTGCTCGCCGCCTTCTTCCTCACGGCGGGGACGCGCATCAACCTGATGCTCGCGGCGGTTCCGCGCGTGGTGGCGGAGTCGGGTTCGCGAGACCTCATCGTGGTGCTGGTGCTCCTGGGGTTTGGCGTCAAGGCGGGGGCGCTCCTGTTGCACATGTGGCTGCCGTTGGCGCATCCCGTCGCGCCCGCGCCCGCGAGCGCCGTGCTGAGCGGGGCCATCATCAAGGTGGGCGTGCTGGGATGGCTGCGCTTCCTTCCTCTGGGACAGGCGAGCCTGCCGGCGGTGGGCCAGGTCTGTGTGTCGATGGGACTCGCCGCCGCGTTCTACGCCGTGGCCGTGGGGCTCACGCAGCGCGAGGCGAAGACGGTGCTGGCGTATTCGAGCGTGAGCCAGATGGGCTTCCTCACGCTCGCGGTGGGGTTGGCGTTGGGGACTCCGGCGGCGTCTCCGCTGCTCGTCGGCGCGGTGCTCGTCTATGCGGTGCACCATGCGATGGCGAAGGGCCTGCTGTTCCTCGGCACAGGGCTCTTGCCCGCGACAGGTCCGCGAGGATGGGGCCGAGGGTGGGTGTTGGCCGGACTCGTATGGTCCGCGCTGGAGATTGCTGGAGCACCTCTGACGAGCGGGGCGCTGGCCAAGCTGTCCCTCAAATCCGCCGAGGCCGCGGCTCAGGGCCCGGAGTCCCTGCCGCCGCTGTTGTCACTCGCGGCGGTGGGCAGCACGCTCCTCATGGTGCGCTTCCTGATGTGTGTGTGGGCGGAGTCGCCAGCGCACGGGGAGTCCGGCGTGGGATGGATGGCGGTGGCGTGGGGGCTGCTGTTCGCGGTGGATACGGCGCTGCTCTTCGGGACGCCCGTGGGGCGCGAGCAACTTCCACACCTGCTCGAACCGAAGAACCTCGTGTCGTCCGCGTGGCCCGTCCTCGTGGGCGGCACGGTGGGCGCACTCGCCTGGCGCATGGGCCGGAGGCGCTCGTGGCGAATGCCACGGGTTCCCGCCGGAGATGTGCTGTGGCCGGTGATGCGGGTGATTCAACCGGTCTGGAGGTTGGTGACCGCGGGCGCGGCGCGGGACTCGGTGGGGCAGGGGAAGGTGTCCCTGCACTTGCAGCAAGGCATCGAGCGGCTTCAACACCTCATCCTCGATGCGGTGGACCGGGCCGAAGGGAGGCTGAGCCACCTGCGACAGGTGGGGCTCGCGCTGCTCCTCTGGCTGGTGGTCTTCCTGCTGCTCCTCATCCGCTGA
- the mnhG gene encoding monovalent cation/H(+) antiporter subunit G, whose amino-acid sequence MTVLNGLSALFLIAGAGFCLAGTVGVLRFPDVYCRLHALTKVDNLGLGLVVVGLALEAGSWATALKLFLVWFFVLISSAFTCQLIARAALRRGVGAWGGTREP is encoded by the coding sequence ATGACGGTCCTGAACGGGCTCTCCGCGCTCTTCCTCATCGCGGGCGCTGGCTTCTGTCTGGCGGGCACCGTGGGGGTGCTTCGCTTCCCGGACGTCTACTGCCGGCTGCACGCCCTCACCAAGGTCGACAACCTGGGGCTGGGCCTCGTCGTGGTGGGGCTGGCGCTCGAAGCGGGCTCCTGGGCCACGGCGCTCAAGTTGTTCCTCGTCTGGTTCTTCGTCCTCATCTCCAGCGCCTTCACCTGTCAGCTCATCGCTCGCGCGGCGCTGCGCCGGGGCGTCGGGGCCTGGGGAGGCACACGCGAGCCATGA
- a CDS encoding cation:proton antiporter subunit C: MNPWVLYALSGMVMFSVGLVGLFTHQHVVKRILAANIMGSGVLLVLVALARRVPSGPPDPVPHALVLTGIVVSVSSTALGVALARRISRLKSMDAASSRTGPEGS; this comes from the coding sequence GTGAATCCCTGGGTGCTCTACGCGCTGTCGGGCATGGTGATGTTCAGCGTGGGGTTGGTGGGGCTCTTCACGCACCAGCACGTGGTGAAGCGCATCCTGGCCGCGAACATCATGGGCTCGGGCGTGCTGCTCGTCCTCGTGGCGCTGGCGCGGCGAGTGCCCTCGGGACCGCCGGACCCTGTTCCCCACGCGTTGGTGCTCACGGGCATCGTGGTGTCGGTGAGCTCGACGGCGCTGGGCGTGGCGCTGGCTCGGCGCATCTCCCGTCTGAAGTCCATGGACGCGGCCTCGTCGCGCACGGGGCCGGAGGGTTCATGA
- the mbhE gene encoding hydrogen gas-evolving membrane-bound hydrogenase subunit E — protein MMDALLDGGLALSLPFLAWLVLHTEALSQAVVLFVAMGLMSALAWARLEAPDIALVEAAVGTGLTGALLMHTLSWTEESQAETRTRSTRWLGDALAATVLTAVLGWAVLALPLHSQGLGPMVKARLEESGVDHPVTAVLLNFRGYDTLLEIAVLLVAALGARAVNPRTERPSLETADDPLTGELFRMTTPSVLLLAGYLVWVGAHGPGGAFQAGAILAGGGVVAILTTRVGTPRMSSWQVRWALLTGPLLFVGVAVAPLFSGGQLLEFPPRLAGTLIFIVELALTVSITLVLLMFFPAVRPPKVEHEGTP, from the coding sequence ATGATGGACGCGCTCCTCGATGGTGGGCTCGCCCTGAGCCTGCCTTTCCTCGCGTGGCTGGTGCTTCACACCGAAGCCCTGTCCCAAGCGGTCGTCCTCTTCGTCGCGATGGGCCTGATGTCCGCGCTCGCGTGGGCACGGCTGGAGGCGCCCGACATCGCGCTGGTGGAGGCCGCCGTCGGTACGGGCCTCACCGGCGCGCTGCTGATGCATACGCTGAGCTGGACCGAGGAGTCACAAGCCGAGACACGCACGCGCTCCACTCGATGGCTGGGGGATGCGCTGGCGGCCACCGTGCTGACCGCAGTCCTGGGATGGGCCGTGCTCGCGCTTCCTCTCCACAGTCAGGGCCTGGGACCCATGGTCAAGGCACGGCTGGAAGAGAGCGGCGTGGACCATCCCGTCACGGCGGTGCTCCTGAACTTCCGTGGCTACGACACGCTGTTGGAGATTGCCGTGCTGCTGGTGGCCGCGCTGGGCGCTCGAGCAGTGAACCCGCGCACCGAGCGGCCCTCGCTGGAGACCGCGGATGACCCGCTCACCGGTGAGCTGTTCCGGATGACGACGCCCTCCGTGCTGCTGCTGGCGGGCTATCTCGTCTGGGTGGGCGCCCACGGCCCCGGTGGCGCGTTCCAGGCGGGGGCCATCCTCGCGGGAGGCGGAGTGGTGGCCATCCTGACGACCCGGGTGGGGACTCCGCGAATGTCGTCATGGCAGGTGCGCTGGGCGCTGCTGACAGGCCCGCTGTTGTTCGTGGGTGTCGCCGTGGCACCGCTCTTCAGTGGAGGGCAGCTGTTGGAGTTCCCGCCGCGCCTGGCGGGGACGCTCATCTTCATCGTGGAGCTGGCGCTGACGGTCTCCATCACGCTGGTCCTGTTGATGTTCTTCCCCGCGGTCCGTCCGCCCAAGGTGGAGCACGAGGGGACGCCGTGA
- a CDS encoding proton-conducting transporter membrane subunit, with translation MNTWLPLCVVLSSLLPGLVIFLLSDAQRRTRTVLNLGAAALKLLLTAAMAWGVFRGRHYETRLPFLPNADLVLKADTFSLLFITLSAVLWFVTTIYAVGYLEGTEHLSRFFGFFSLCVASTMGIALAGNLLTFFLFYEMLTLSTYPLVIHKGTAEALRAGNVYLRYTLIGATLLLAGVVLLYMLAGSVEFTERGALWGVKEHRTGLVVAFALLISGLGVKAALVPLHGWLPVAMVAPAPVSALLHAVAVVKAGAFGITRIIYDVYGVFLVHDLGVMRPLAVVAAVTILYGSFRALQQGDLKRRLAYSTVSQVAYIIVGVSIFGTVSTIGGLVHLVHQGVMKITLFFCAGNFAEELHVHRVSELRGIGRRMPLTMGAFTIAALGMIGIPPVAGFITKWYLGIGALEAKEPWLVGVLLLSSLLNAGYFLPILYSAWFQAPLQEWKPSPRGWEIGLSLLLPTVTTAVLSLAAGLFAGGELSPLGWTRLITEREFRP, from the coding sequence ATGAACACCTGGCTCCCGCTGTGCGTGGTGTTGAGCTCGCTGCTGCCGGGGCTGGTCATCTTCCTGCTGTCCGACGCTCAGCGGCGCACGCGCACGGTGCTCAACCTGGGCGCGGCGGCGTTGAAGCTGCTGCTCACCGCGGCCATGGCGTGGGGCGTGTTCCGAGGGCGCCACTACGAGACTCGCCTGCCCTTCCTCCCCAACGCGGACCTGGTGCTCAAGGCGGACACGTTCAGCCTGCTCTTCATCACCCTGTCCGCGGTGCTCTGGTTCGTGACGACCATCTACGCGGTGGGCTACCTGGAGGGCACCGAGCACCTGAGCCGATTCTTCGGCTTCTTCTCGCTGTGTGTCGCGTCGACGATGGGCATCGCGCTCGCGGGCAACCTGCTCACGTTCTTCCTCTTCTACGAGATGCTCACGCTGTCGACGTACCCGCTGGTCATCCACAAGGGCACGGCCGAGGCGCTTCGCGCGGGCAATGTGTACCTGCGCTACACGTTGATTGGCGCCACGTTGCTGCTCGCGGGCGTGGTGTTGCTGTACATGCTGGCGGGCTCGGTGGAGTTCACCGAGCGGGGCGCGCTGTGGGGCGTGAAGGAGCACCGCACGGGCCTGGTGGTGGCCTTCGCGTTGCTGATTTCGGGACTGGGCGTCAAGGCGGCGCTGGTGCCGCTGCATGGCTGGTTGCCCGTCGCGATGGTGGCCCCCGCGCCGGTGAGCGCGCTGCTGCATGCCGTCGCGGTGGTGAAGGCGGGGGCCTTTGGAATCACTCGCATCATCTACGACGTCTATGGCGTGTTCCTGGTGCACGACCTGGGGGTGATGCGTCCCTTGGCGGTGGTCGCGGCGGTGACCATCCTCTATGGCTCGTTCCGGGCACTCCAGCAGGGGGACCTGAAGCGGCGGCTGGCCTACTCCACGGTGAGCCAGGTCGCGTACATCATCGTGGGCGTCTCCATCTTCGGCACGGTGTCCACCATCGGCGGGCTGGTGCACCTGGTGCATCAAGGCGTGATGAAAATCACCCTGTTCTTCTGCGCGGGGAACTTCGCGGAGGAACTGCACGTGCATCGAGTGAGTGAGCTGCGTGGAATCGGGCGGCGGATGCCGCTCACCATGGGCGCGTTCACCATCGCCGCGCTGGGGATGATTGGGATTCCTCCCGTCGCGGGCTTCATCACCAAGTGGTACCTGGGCATCGGTGCGTTGGAGGCGAAGGAGCCCTGGCTGGTGGGCGTGCTGCTCTTGAGCAGCCTGCTCAACGCGGGCTACTTCCTGCCCATCCTCTACTCCGCGTGGTTCCAGGCTCCGCTTCAAGAGTGGAAGCCGAGTCCTCGAGGCTGGGAGATTGGCCTGTCGTTGTTGCTGCCCACGGTGACGACGGCGGTGTTGTCGCTGGCCGCGGGGCTGTTCGCGGGTGGAGAGCTCAGCCCGCTGGGCTGGACGCGGCTCATCACCGAGCGGGAGTTCCGGCCGTGA